In a genomic window of Mycosarcoma maydis chromosome 5, whole genome shotgun sequence:
- a CDS encoding putative adenylate kinase, with translation MATTTTRGARDSPFPAPSEGEIKKELNMKGDTISGGSTELSYLKSLVSQLNDKIAQLESKASSTISSITGSTPSGVRMILIGPPGAGKGTQAPKILEKFNNCVCHLATGDMLREQVSKQTELGKMAKKIMDQGGLVSDEIMVSMIKDQLETNPSCKGGFILDGFPRTTPQAEKLDGMLKQKNQKLDHAVELKINDNLLISRITGRLVHPASGRSYHKEFSPPKKPMTDDVTGEPLIQRSDDNAETLKKRLATYHAQTAAVTDYYRKQGIWAPVDASQSPKVVWQSIQAIFDNKQPQPSN, from the exons ATGGctaccaccaccacgcGCGGCGCTCGGGATAGCCCTTTCCCTGCTC CCTCTGAGGGAGAGatcaagaaggagctcAACATGAAGGGCGACACAATCTCTGGCGGCTCGACTGAGCTCTCGTACCTGAaatcgctcgtctcgcagctcaacgacaagatcgctcaactcgagtcgaaagcgtcgtcgacgattTCATCGATCACGGGCTCGACGCCATCTGGTGTGCGAATGATCCTGATTGGGCCTCCTGGTGCTGGCAAGGGAACGCAGGCGCCCAAGATCTTGGAAAAGTTCAACAACTGCGTCTGCCACCTGGCTACGGGCGACATGCTTCGTGAGCAGGTGTCCAAGCAGACCGAGCTCGGAaagatggccaagaagatcaTGGATCAAGGCGGACTTGTCTCGGACGAGATCATGGTCTCGATGATCAAGGACCAGTTGGAGACCAACCCGAGCTGCAAGGGTGGATTTATCCTCGATGGATTTCCGCGCACCACGCCTCAGGCCGAGAAATTGGACGGCATGTTGAAACAGAAGAACCAGAAGCTCGATCAcgctgtcgagctcaagatcaacgACAACCTCTTGATCTCTCGTATCACCGGCCGTCTAGTCCACCCGGCATCTGGAAGGAGCTACCACAAGGAGTTCAGTCCTCCTAAGAAGCCCATGACCGACGACGTTACTGGCGAACCGCTGATTcagcgcagcgacgacaacgCCGAGACGCTGAAAAAGAGGTTGGCCACCTACCACGCCCAGACCGCCGCAGTGACCGACTACTACCGAAAGCAAGGCATCTGGGCACCCGTAGACGCCAGCCAGAGCCCCAAGGTCGTCTGGCAGAGCATCCAGGCCATCTTTGACAACAAGCAACCTCAGCCTTCCAACTAG
- a CDS encoding uncharacterized protein (related to nuclear protein bimA): MPLAVTASRSRLAATKARQPTASSSASSTTTSAPGRSKSATAPQSAPIPPPPSVLELPSPLPTLSELQATHDIQPSPHLVARRLNSLARSFLALHAETASPDPLNWELDLCSATLFSVYAVCLDSSSAIARATLARCARLGGFNIVLPFSPSASAASATVSASKLSSQDPHDAAGAHACIHILQQGSSATFHDAASAREYRDACHTLGRSSDALQVSDLLRDKALGKRKAMEPAHQDASLSQPVSSKHRYQSQLQTDQAYNAASRARIQQAQTLFSQAIQLDPFNWRAWAGLCDTGYGAASATKHLSASTLDRLYSNLVAKVQAPYIATEASLKSSPPFSNAHVEASPMVRKVSEDGANKKLKVSSEVPAVPPMPPLPVSAVRNGVPSKPTDKVTPPLPTTSASAVTATRLHPASRALSAAQTNTRHLEPVSAEKDNVKAVKVVDNATRPTRTTGVRTATVTAPTTTNARQLRSTRGNTGVSTAATTVSRSAAAPIRAGATSAAGSVSSTSSASSTSSMSSRATVSTARTAVSSRRVASGASAQSAARATAAKPTSASTTRTTSTTNGASVLPKRAITAATSRLATSGNQSRPGSAMSKASSTSAGGAGIPARTNGTLASSRTAAEAMRLKEEQHARAKLDSLTALREPIVQQLTSMAHQQAADSYVLALLAQLGEAYRLLRLCEGDKAAAVLMGCVQGETAVVEDGRTQVLRQNGHGSAASKAAASTEIDRLLDHQIKDSLLHHLLLARSYAECSQYASAEHHFGAVTKLNPFIASHMDVYSLVLFHLSREVKLSALAQHLAMVAPNTASTHIVVGNAFSLQKEHQTALVCFQRAAAAAPDYAYAYTLAGHEAHDLGLHDEAIAYFRSAIRCDRRHWNAWAGLGRVYLGLGEHEHAACKSLQQAIHLNASNHLLWDLVGWTFSLLNAPAKALECYDRAIELAPRASVLTYLRRAELLLQHGDVDSSHRDLVCAHDLAPEEASVHILLAQSYMRLGGGSFCHIEGATAKAKASGVMILPEKFQAEISHHLSVAVDLDPTLLRLVKSICEGYKCLPGSKLVPNELSLMDSITIDESQPSAFAHMQRESSRLANSTAHHLVHVAPGALQPPPPDFASSLPTHNDASSWLHRANSSLDIVLHDTDVSI, from the coding sequence ATGCCGCTTGCAGTGACAGCGTCCAGGTCGCGCTTGGCAGCTACCAAGGCTCGCCAACCCACCGCATCATCCTCCGCCTCCTCTACTACCACTTCCGCACCTGGCCGATCCAAGTCAGCAACAGCGCCTCAATCAGCTCCTATTCCACCTCCGCCATCGGTGCTAGAGTTGCCATCCCCGCTTCCTACGCTCTCAGAGCTTCAAGCAACCCACGACATTCAACCCAGCCCACACCTTGTTGCTCGCCGACTTAACTCGCTCGCCCGCTCCTTCCTTGCATTGCATGCCGAAACAGCGTCGCCTGACCCTCTCAACTGGGAGCTCGATCTGTGCTCTGCTACCTTGTTCTCTGTGTACGCCGTGTGCCTAGACTCGTCCTCAGCCATTGCGCGTGCCACTTTGGCTAGATGCGCTCGTCTCGGAGGCTTCAACATTGTGCTCCCGTTCAGTCCCTCGGCTAGTGCAGCGTCAGCGACCGTTTCTGCTTCCAAGCTCAGCTCTCAGGACCCTCATGATGCCGCCGGTGCTCACGCATGCATCCACATTCTTCAGCAAGGATCGTCAGCTACTTTCCACGACGCAGCCAGTGCCCGAGAGTATCGTGATGCGTGTCACACGCTCGGCAGATCGTCCGACGCTCTTCAGGTCTCTGATCTGCTTCGAGACAAGGCACTTGGCAAGAGAAAGGCCATGGAACCAGCTCATCAAGATGCCTCTTTGTCTCAACCTGTTTCGTCAAAGCACCGTTACCAATCCCAACTACAAACCGACCAGGCGTACAATGCAGCCAGTCGCGCACGCATCCAGCAAGCACAAACCCTATTCAGCCAAGCAATCCAGCTTGATCCTTTCAACTGGCGCGCATGGGCAGGCCTTTGCGATACCGGATACGGTGCCGCCTCGGCTACCAAGCATCTCAGCGCTTCTACACTAGATCGTCTTTACTCGAATCTGGTCGCAAAGGTGCAGGCCCCCTACATAGCCACCGAAGCTTCGCTCAAGTCCAGCCCGCCATTCTCGAATGCACACGTCGAAGCTTCTCCCATGGTCCGCAAGGTGTCGGAAGACGGCGccaacaagaagctcaaggtTTCTTCAGAAGTCCCTGCCGTGCCTCCGATGCCTCCCTTGCCGGTCTCCGCCGTCCGCAACGGCGTGCCGTCCAAACCAACCGACAAAGTGACtccaccgctgccaaccACGTCAGCCAGCGCCGTGACGGCTACACGCTTGCATCCAGCATCGCGTGCTCTCTCGGCCGCCCAGACCAACACacgccatctcgagccCGTATCTGCCGAAAAGGACAATGTCAAGGCAGTCAAGGTTGTCGACAACGCTACTCGGCCCACTCGCACCACAGGTGTACGCACTGCTACAGTCACTGCTCCTACCACCACAAACGCACGGCAGTTGCGGTCTACCCGCGGCAACACGGGCGTTTCGACAGCGGCGACCACCGTCTCGCGCTCCGCAGCAGCCCCGATCAGAGCAGGCGCCACAAGTGCAGCCGGCAGCgtctcttccacctcttctGCATCTTCCACCTCATCCATGTCGTCCCGCGCAACCGTCTCTACGGCGCGTACCGCTGTGTCTAGCCGCAGAGTTGCGTCAGGAGCATCTGCTCAATCTGCAGCGCGCGCCACAGCCGCCAAGCCCACTTCTGCATCAACTACTCGCACCACAAGCACAACCAATGGCGCCAGCGTTCTGCCAAAGAGGGCCATCACCGCCGCGACGAGTCGTCTGGCTACTTCCGGCAATCAGAGTCGTCCCGGTAGCGCCATGTCCAAGGCGAGCTCCACTTCGGCTGGTGGTGCCGGTATACCAGCGCGCACCAACGGTACCCTCGCTTCCAGCCGTACAGCTGCCGAGGCGATGCGTCTCAAAGAGGAGCAACATGCCAGAGCCAAGCTCGATTCGCTCACCGCGTTGCGAGAGCCGAtcgtgcagcagctcacGTCCATGGCGCATCAGCAAGCTGCAGACAGCTATGTGCTggctctgcttgctcagctcggcgaAGCGTATCGACTCTTGCGACTCTGCGAGGGGGACAAAGCTGCGGCTGTGTTGATGGGCTGCGTACAAGGTGAGACTGCCgtcgtcgaggatggcagAACGCAGGTGCTCAGACAGAACGGCCACGGTTCAGCtgcaagcaaagcagccgCGTCCACCGAGATAGatcgcttgctcgaccaTCAAATCAAAGACAGCTTGCTCCACCACCTGCTCTTGGCCCGCAGTTACGCCGAATGCTCCCAGTACGCCTCTGCCGAACATCACTTTGGCGCCGTAACCAAACTGAACCCTTTCATTGCGTCGCACATGGACGTGTATTCGCTTgtgctcttccacctctctCGCGAGGTCAAGCTGTCTGCATTGGCGCAACACCTTGCCATGGTTGCGCCTAACACGGCGTCTACGCACATTGTCGTCGGTAACGCGTTTTCATTGCAGAAAGAGCACCAGACGGCGCTTGTGTGTTTTCAGCGTGCCGCGGCGGCTGCGCCAGACTACGCGTACGCCTACACGCTCGCGGGTCACGAAGCGCATGATTTGGGGCTGCACGATGAAGCGATTGCCTACTTCCGCAGCGCGATCCGTTGCGATCGGCGCCACTGGAACGCGTGGGCTGGGTTGGGTCGTGTCTACCTAGGCCTCGGCGAGCACGAACACGCTGCATGCAAGAGTCTGCAGCAGGCGATCCACCTGAACGCTTCCAACCACCTCCTTTGGGATCTGGTGGGTTGGACGTTTTCATTGCTCAATGCACCGGCCAAGGCGCTGGAGTGCTACGATCGGGCGATCGAACTGGCACCGCGGGCGTCGGTGTTGACGTATCTGCGTCGAGCAgagctgttgctgcaaCATGGAGATGTGGACTCGAGCCATCGCGATCTGGTCTGTGCGCACGACTTGGCGCCCGAGGAAGCAAGCGTGCATATCTTGCTCGCTCAGTCGTACATGCGTCTCGGCGGAGGTAGCTTTTGCCACATCGAAGGCGCTAcggccaaagccaaggcgAGTGGCGTCATGATCTTGCCCGAAAAGTTCCAAGCCGAAATCAGCCATCACCTGAGCGTTGCGGTAGATCTGGACCCTACGCTCTTGCGTCTCGTCAAGAGCATCTGTGAAGGCTACAAGTGTTTGCCTGGGAGCAAGCTGGTGCCTAACGAATTGTCGTTGATGGACTCGATCACAATCGATGAAAGCCAGCCAAGCGCGTTTGCGCACATGCAGCGCGAGTCGAGCAGGCTCGCCAACTCGACCGCGCACCACCTCGTGCACGTTGCTCCAGGCGCTCTGCAACCTCCACCGCCAGATTTTGCCAGCAGCCTCCCCACGCACAACGACGCAAGCAGCTGGCTCCACCGCGCGAATTCCAGCCTGGATATCGTCCTGCACGACACAGATGTTTCCATCTGA
- a CDS encoding uncharacterized protein (related to MRF1 - peptide chain release factor, mitochondrial) — protein MSGLSLRSLRRSAVPPLFRAARSATSGKQGAASSSLQRFDTRWHLDPPRASCWTAASISRSHGSKSSSSRSIARKYATKAFQASENHVSEPSLDIDREPVVRLAQLRIEKRQRLLELTDGVDSADIGKQLKELDPLRQAWDKFSAKRKQLISTISISQNDPDEDMRALASEEILLLEEELLELRSDMQELILESVTDPIEAKAVGAVLEVRPGVGGQESTLFTAEVARMYQRFCEQKPVEEDGSGEWQVEMLSSTSVDVSTSSSGSGSGLKEAIIEVKGKGVFKKLKYEAGVHRVQRIPSTQSLGKLQTSTIAVMVLPISEGSEHKADDLVDPKDVKVEVMRSRGAGGQHVNKTESAIRLTHEPTGISVSMQDSRSQHQNRTKAWAVLRARLLDRRLKQEVEGNRERRLAQVASMDRSDRVRTYNFPQDRVTDHRINLSLNGIDAIMEGEHDPGTGLDYIMESLRVESEARKVKALLENEEAEAAEAASPASNKGRR, from the coding sequence ATGAGTGGACTCagcttgcgctcgctgcgcCGCTCTGCAGTCCCTCCACTGTTCAGGGCTGCCAGAAGTGCTACTAGCGGAAAGCAAGGAGCTGCGTCCAGCTCACTACAGCGCTTCGACACACGATGGCATCTCGATCCACCACGTGCATCCTGCTGGACAGCCGCATCAATATCGAGGTCACATGGCTCGAAgtcgtcttcttctcgaTCCATAGCGCGCAAGTACGCCACCAAGGCTTTTCAAGCGTCTGAGAATCATGTCTCTGAGCCTTCTCTGGATATCGACCGTGAGCCGGTGGTACGACTGGCGCAGCTCAGAATAGAAAAGCGCCAACGTCTGCTAGAGCTGACGGATGGTGTCGATAGTGCAGACATAGGCAAGCAGCTGAAGGAGCTCGATCCATTACGACAGGCCTGGGACAAGTTCTCGGCCAaacgcaagcagctcatcaGCACAATATCTATCAGCCAAAACGATCCTGATGAGGACATGCGCGCGCTAGCATCTGAAGAGATCCTACTtttggaagaagagctTTTGGAATTGCGATCAGACATGCAAGAGCTCATTCTGGAATCCGTCACTGATCCGATCGAGGCAAAGGCGGTTGGCGCCGTGCTAGAAGTCCGACCCGGCGTTGGAGGTCAAGAGTCGACCTTGTTCACAGCGGAAGTGGCTCGGATGTACCAACGTTTCTGCGAGCAGAAACCAGTCGAGGAAGATGGGTCTGGCGAATGGCAGGTAGagatgctgtcgagcacAAGCGTCGACGTGTCAACATCTTCATCTGGATCCGGTTCAGGGCTCAAGGAAGCCATCATCGAAGTCAAGGGGAAAGGCGTCTTCAAGAAACTCAAGTACGAAGCCGGCGTACATCGTGTACAGCGTATCCCATCCACACAGAGCCTGGGCAAGCTTCAGACTTCGACCATCGCAGTGATGGTGCTGCCCATCTCCGAAGGTTCCGAACACAAGGCCGACGATCTTGTGGATCCCAAAGACGTCAAGGTGGAGGTGATGAGGTCAAGAGGTGCGGGAGGACAGCACGTCAATAAGACCGAGTCGGCGATCCGCCTGACGCACGAGCCGACGGGAATCTCTGTATCGATGCAAGACAGCCGATCACAGCACCAGAACCGTACCAAAGCTTGGGCGGTACTGCGTGCCAGACTGTTGGACCGTAGACTGAAACAAGAGGTTGAGGGCAATCGGGAACGAAGGCTTGCTCAGGTAGCAAGTATGGATCGAAGTGATCGCGTTCGCACCTACAACTTCCCGCAAGACCGCGTGACGGACCACCGCATCAACCTAAGCTTGAACGGCATTGATGCCATCATGGAGGGAGAACACGACCCTGGTACCGGTCTGGATTATATTATGGAGAGTCTGCGCGTCGAAAGCGAAGCGCGCAAAGTCAaagcgctgctcgagaatgaggaagcggaagctgctgaagctgcgTCTCCAGCTTCGAACAAAGGGCGAAGGTGA